The following DNA comes from Cellulomonas soli.
ACCTCAGACAGCGACGTGATGCGCAAGACCTCATCCGACTCCGCCGGCGACGCCGCGACCGCCAGGAGCGGCTCCTTCGGGAGCGTGCGGCTGTCAAGGGCCTTCTCCTGACGGAACAGGGCGTAGACCTCGTCGACGTCGGAGTCCACCAGAGCCCGCCCGGCGCTGAGGACCCGGCGCACGATCGCGCGGACCCACTCATCGTTATCGTTCGCCCAGGTGCTCAAGAGGACGCGCGCATCCGCGGCGCTGCTGGTGGAGGACTCGCTGTCGCCCACGTGCTGCCCCCTTTGTGACATCGCGTAGATGCGTGCCAGATCCTAGAGACACCTTTCACCCGGCCGACACTGCCGCCAAGGATTTTCGTCCTTCCGGAGTAGTGATGCGATCCGTGTCGCGGACGTCCGAGACCGTCCTCTGGCTCGTGCAGGCACTGCCTAGATCGAACGGTCGATCAGGTCGAGACGCGCCCCGCGCGGACATGTTCCCGAGGTCGTACCAGGCCAGACTGGATGACGGCCGACGCCAGCGCGGCATCGATCAACCGGTTGCACGGCCCGTTTGGGCGTCTGTTGCTGGCCACCGGATCGCCGCCGCGACGGCGCCGACCACCACGGTGACATCGAAGGACGATCGTGTGATGAGCAGTGTCCATGTGCACGGACGCCTTGCGCGGCGGTCGCGGGTCAGGGCGCACCGGGAAGTGACTCGCAGGGGATGCCGTCGTTGTCGGCATCGAGTCCCGCGACGTCGCCGTAGGCGGGCAGGTAGGTCTGGAACCAGGCGTTGGCGTCGGCCCAGGTAGCGAAGTCGCCGCAGTTCTTGGAGTCGCCCGGGTTGCCGACGGGTGCGGGTGCGGCGGGTGCAGCCGGTGCCGGCTCAGCTGCGGGCTCGGGCTCGGTGGCTGGTGCGGCGGCCGCGGGAGGGTTGGCTGACGACCCGCGTGCCGAGCTGGTGTCCTCGCTGACGGGGGCTGGCGGGGGTTGGACGGCGGTCGGAAGTGCGGATCCTTCGGGCAGCGGCTGGTCGGGGCAGCCGGCCAGGACGGAGGCCATGGTGTCCTTCTCGGCCTGGGTGACCGTCAGGCCGTAGGTGTACTTCACGCCGATCTGGATGGCGACGTACTGGCAGTCGAACGTCGTGTTAGGGGGCAGCCAGCGGGCGGCGTTGTCGTTGGACTTGGCCCTGTTGAGGCCGGAGTCGACGGCGAGCGTGTTCATCGGGTCGTTGCCGAACTGGTGCTGGGTGTCGGCGTCCCAGGCCCAGGCGCCGGAGATCCAGGCGTCTCCGAGGCTGACGACGTGGTCGATGTCCAGGGTGGAGGCGGCCGAGGTGAACGCTGTCGTCTTGCCCGAGTAGGGGTCGGGATTCAGGGTGCCGGTGGCGACCTTGCAGTTCCCGGACGTGTAGGTGACGTCGGTGAGGTCGCGGGCGAGGACGTCGTTGCGGACGTCGCACCCGTTGTGGTCGGTGTCGTACGCGCGGTACCCGAAGGCGTCGCGGTCGTAGCTGGCCGCGTGGGTCGGGATGTCGACGGTGAGCTCGGCGAGGGCGACGAGCGCGCTCTGCCCGATCGCGGCCTGGAGGGCTGCGGTGCCCGCGGTGGTGTCGAGGCCGGTGCTGGTGTCCGCGGCGGCGAGGTTGACCTCGTCGTCCTCGACGTCCTCGGTCGGCGTGGGCGTGGGCGTGGGTGTGGCGGTGGACTTCGCCGTCGTCCGGGTGGTGGAGGTGGAGGCGGCGGGTGCGTTCGGGGTGTCAGAGCTGGGGGGCAGCAGGCTGCCCCCGGTGAGCGTAACGACGAAGGCCAGGCCCGTCAGGGCAGCGCCCCACCGGCGCCCTCGCAGCCTCAGACCAGGCAGAGGCTTCCCGGTCAGCAGGTGCCACAGGCCGCCGAGCAGCAGCCCGATGCCGAGCATGACCAGCGCGCCACCCAAGCCGCCGACCAGGCCGAAGAGGAACAGCAACGTGTTGCCGGCGAGCGGGATCGCGTTTGCAGGGCGCTGCCACCACGGTCGCTGGGCGGGAGGGCTCATGCTCACAGGAAGACCCTAGGTTGACCTTCAGCCGGGCCCGCGCCCATTTCGCACATCTTCACCCGAAGCCCCGCCGGCAGTCCGGTGACAGAACGTCCGGTATCGGCAACTTGCGCTGCCCCGGCTAGGTGAGGCGGCTGGCCCTCTAGCGGGGGGCGTCGGCCTCCAGCTCAAGTGCTTGCGTCGCGAATCGCTCGCGGAGGTCGGCCGCCCGATCGGCTCCTTGGCCCGACTCGGCAGCAGCGAGGGCCAGGCACTGGAGGTCCTCGGAGTAAGGGTTGACCGCAAGTGCATGGAGCGCCGAGCCGAGTGCGTCGCGGGCGCGATTCGCTTCGAGCTGGTGTCGGGCGAGGAGGGTCGCCGCGTCGGTGATGGTCTCGGTCATTCGCTGGATGTCGTAGTCGGCCCAGGCGTACGCACTTCCGCTGATTCCGCGGAACGGGCGGTCGCGCACGTAGGAGAGCGCTTCGGTGAGCGTCTCGATGGGTGCGTAGCAGTCGTCCCGCACCCCGTCGGCCACCCGGCACTGGAACCTGTCCCAGTCGTTCGTGACCGCGTCGCCGAGCCTGTAGAGCCCGTCGCTGCTGGCCAATGGGAGTACGTGCTCGCCGACGTGGCGTCGGGTCCGGTACATCAGCGCGTTGCGGGTTCCCGGCCGGATCCGCACGCCGTTGTAGAGGACTTCGTCGAGGTCAGCGCCAGTGGTCGGTCCGTGCAGAGCGAGGTAGACGAGCAGCTCGGTCATGCGCGGGGTGAGCGGTCCGTGGCCTTCGGGCAGTCCGACGATCTCGATCGGGCCGAGCACGCGGATGGTCACCGTCGCTTCCGGCGCTGGGGGCTCCGGAGGCGCGGGGAGTGCGTCGCGCATGGTGCGCAGTTCGTCGTCGAGGGGCGGGAGGGTTGTCGGTGGCCCGTTGGTCGGCGTGGGTGGGACGGCGACCTCAAGGGTGTGGCGCAGTGCTGCCAGTTGGTCGGGGTTGAGTCGTTGGGGTTGCAGGGTGATGCCGAGCGGCTCGAGGCGGGCGTCGCCCTGTGGGTTCGTGGTGAGCGTCCATGCCGTGGCGTCGGCGGTCGGTTGTCGGGTCAGGAGTGTGGCGCCGCACCATGGCTGGCAGGAGTGGCCGGTGTTGGTGCGTTCGACGAAGGCCACGGGGAGCCAGGTGTCGATGGCCTGCCGGTCGCCGCGCGCCTGGAGGGTGTCGTCCAGCCCCTGCGCTGCCAGGGCGTCGGCGATCGCCTGGACCGTGTTTGCTCGTTCGTCGGACTCGTGGATGGTGCGCAGGCGTTGCGCTTCGAACGCGCCGATCAGGCCGGTGAGCTCGTCGTCGGGTGGGATGCACACGCATAGGCGTCCTGCGAGGTCGGACGTGGCGGCCTCGAGCACGAGGGCGCGCAGGACCTCGTCCGCGGCTGTGTCGTCGCCGAGGATCGCGAGGGTGCCGGCGGCCTCGAGGTTCACAAGGAAAGTCGCGCCGTCGGTGTGCCCGAGGGTCACCAGCAGGGGGTAGGGCACGCATCGATCCGGGTCGTCGATCTCCGTCTCGGCGGCAACGTCTGCGGTCGAGGCCGTCCAGGTGCGTGGGTCGTTCGCGATGAACGGTGCGAGGGCGTCGGGGTCGTCCTCGACGAGCAGCAGGGTCAGGGTCGTTTCGTCGAGCAGTAGTGCGCCGACGCGGGGGAGTTCTCGGCCGGCGTCGTAGCAGCGGCAGCCCAGGTTGGTCAGGGTGGTGCTGATGGCGTCGATGCTCACGGGTGTGGGTGCCGAGCGGAGCGTGGACTCGGCGCGAGCGGCTGGCGTCGCGCGCTCGGGTAGGGGGATGTGCTCGCCGAGTCGGCGCGCCCGCTGCTGGAGGCGTCGTCGCCGCGTCAGCTCTCCGACGAGTCCTGCGGCGGCCAGCGCAGTCAGACCCACAAACCACGCTCGTTGCGTGCTCGCGTCGCTCCCTTCGGTCTCGTCGCCATCCTCGATCGTCGGTGAGGCGTCGGAGTCCCGGGTCGAGGACTCGGCCGCCGGGGACGACACCTCGCCCTCGGGCGCCGGCTGACCTTGTTGAACTGGTTCGTCGACGTTGCCGGGTGGCTCCGGGGCGCGTGAGGCGCCCTGCTCGGGCGCCGGCTCGGCGGTCGTGCTCGTTGCGGCGGGTGGCATCGGCCCGGGGGCTTCGGGTGCCGGTGCAGGGGGGTGGGGGAGCAGCAGGATCCACCCGGGCTGCAGATGGTCGGCGTCAGTAAGTGCCTGCCCGTCGGGTTGGGTGCGGCCGCGGTTCAGATCGACGATCTCCGTGTAGCGGGTGCCGTCGCCGAGGTGGGTGGTGGCGATGTCCCAGAGGGTGTCGCCGGGCAGGACGGTGACGATCGCCTGCGCGACAGGCGCGGCGGATGCGGCGATCGCCGCCGGGCTCCCGGCAGGCACGCCGATCGCGTCGACGGGAAGGCGCAGCGTCCAGCCGGGCAGAATCCAGTCCGCGTTGGTGAGGGAGCGCCCGTCGGGTTGAGTGCGCCCGCTGTTGAGGTCGCGGATCTCGGTGTATCGGGGGCCGGAGCCGAGGTGGCGTTCGGCGATGCCCCACAGCGTGTCGCCGCGCTGCACGGTGACGACCGGGAGGGCCGGCTCGTCGCGGGCGACCGCGGCCGCCGGCGCTGTCGTCGCTTCGAGATGTACTGGTGTGATGGGTGCCGCGTCGGAGTGCGGGTGCCGCGCCTGGTCGAGAACTTGTGGCGTGGTGGCCTGTGCGGGTGCCGCGCGGGCGATGGTTCCCGATGACAGAGCCAGCAGGATGCCCGCAGTCGCGAGGAGTCGCGAGGCAGAGTTCTGCACGCCGCCGAGCAGCGGCAGCCGCGGTGCGCGCGTGCGGCGCGCGCTCGCGATCACCTCGAGGAGGACGCTCGCGCTGAACACGACCCATGCGATCCACGCGATGAGCGCGAGGACGCCGAGCAGCAAAGTCCCGTCATCCGGACCCGTCAGGAGCCCACGGATCTGCCCCGGGGTGGGGATCGCGTCGGGCAGGTAGAGCGGGGCGAGGGCGAGCAGCGCGACCGGCACGCCGACGACGAACACGAGGAGCGTGAGCGCGGCCCCGAGCCCCCAGGCAAGGTCTCGCAGGCGCCTGGTGCTGGGTTGGGTGGGCAGGGTGGCGGTCATGGTCCACCTCCGGTGATGCCGTCAACGAGTGCAGCTTGGGCGCTGCCGGTCACGGTGACCCGGTCGATGCCGATCAGCCCGAGGAACGCGGTGGGTGCGGCGTCTTGGACGGTGACGAGCAGCCGGGTGCGGTCCTCGCTGATCGTGACGGTGCCGGTCGCGCCGGCGGTGTCGAGGTACGCCTGCGCGGCGCGAGTCGCCACGGCGCGGTCGACGCGGTCGTGGGTGCCGGCGACGGCTGCGGCCAGGTCGAGTGCTTGGCCGCCGGCGCGGGCGGCTTCGGCCGCGGTGGCGTCGGCACGTTGGGTGGCGCGCAGCTTGGCGCCGCCGTCGGCGACCAGGCCGACGAGCAGGAGCAGGCCCAGGGTGCTGATGGCCACGAAGACCGTGACAGACCCGGCCTCGGCGTCAGTGGCCCGTTGCAGGCGTGCTCGCAGCCAGTTCATCGGGATCGGTACCTGTCCAGCGGCGACCGGGCGGTGGCGGTCATGGTGCGGGTTCCGGGGAGCCCGGGGACGGCCAGGTCGGCGATGCTCACCGTGCAGGTGACTGTCACCGCCACCGAGGCGTCGGTGCCCACGGGGGTGGCGAACCCTGCGGTGTCGGTGGTGACGTTCGTCGCGACGCAGCGGCTGTCGGCGAGCTCACGGGTGGCCGCGGTGGTGGCTGCGGTGCGGGCGGCGTCGACGGTGCGGGCCAGCGAGGCGGCGCGCGCGGCCGACCGGGCGGCCTGCTCAACGGCGGAAGTGGCGACCTGGATGCGGCCGGCGAACACCAGCAGACCGAGCAGCAGGATCAGTGCGGGGGCGAGGATCGCCAGCTCGAGCGTGGCCGATCCGCGGTCGTCCCGTCGGCGGCGGCTCATGGTTGGGCCTGCGTAAAGCGCTCGATCGGCCCGGCCGCCGACTGACGCACCGTCGCGCCGCCGACCCCGGGGATCACGGACAGGGCGCGCCCGGAGACGACGATCTCGACCTGCCCAGCGCCGGGTGTGGTGAGGATGGCGGTCGCGCTCAGGAGGGTGCCGCCGCCGTGCTGGTCCACGAACCCCAAGGCCACGCCGGGCCCGTCGCTTCTTGGGGCGTTGTACGTGCGCGCGGCGGCGACGCCTTCTTGGGCGGCGGCCAGGGCGATGGAGCGGGCGTGGAACCACAGCCCGTACTGCACGAGCGCGGTCACCAGGAGC
Coding sequences within:
- a CDS encoding GmrSD restriction endonuclease domain-containing protein; amino-acid sequence: MSPPAQRPWWQRPANAIPLAGNTLLFLFGLVGGLGGALVMLGIGLLLGGLWHLLTGKPLPGLRLRGRRWGAALTGLAFVVTLTGGSLLPPSSDTPNAPAASTSTTRTTAKSTATPTPTPTPTEDVEDDEVNLAAADTSTGLDTTAGTAALQAAIGQSALVALAELTVDIPTHAASYDRDAFGYRAYDTDHNGCDVRNDVLARDLTDVTYTSGNCKVATGTLNPDPYSGKTTAFTSAASTLDIDHVVSLGDAWISGAWAWDADTQHQFGNDPMNTLAVDSGLNRAKSNDNAARWLPPNTTFDCQYVAIQIGVKYTYGLTVTQAEKDTMASVLAGCPDQPLPEGSALPTAVQPPPAPVSEDTSSARGSSANPPAAAAPATEPEPAAEPAPAAPAAPAPVGNPGDSKNCGDFATWADANAWFQTYLPAYGDVAGLDADNDGIPCESLPGAP
- a CDS encoding LysM peptidoglycan-binding domain-containing protein; this encodes MTATLPTQPSTRRLRDLAWGLGAALTLLVFVVGVPVALLALAPLYLPDAIPTPGQIRGLLTGPDDGTLLLGVLALIAWIAWVVFSASVLLEVIASARRTRAPRLPLLGGVQNSASRLLATAGILLALSSGTIARAAPAQATTPQVLDQARHPHSDAAPITPVHLEATTAPAAAVARDEPALPVVTVQRGDTLWGIAERHLGSGPRYTEIRDLNSGRTQPDGRSLTNADWILPGWTLRLPVDAIGVPAGSPAAIAASAAPVAQAIVTVLPGDTLWDIATTHLGDGTRYTEIVDLNRGRTQPDGQALTDADHLQPGWILLLPHPPAPAPEAPGPMPPAATSTTAEPAPEQGASRAPEPPGNVDEPVQQGQPAPEGEVSSPAAESSTRDSDASPTIEDGDETEGSDASTQRAWFVGLTALAAAGLVGELTRRRRLQQRARRLGEHIPLPERATPAARAESTLRSAPTPVSIDAISTTLTNLGCRCYDAGRELPRVGALLLDETTLTLLLVEDDPDALAPFIANDPRTWTASTADVAAETEIDDPDRCVPYPLLVTLGHTDGATFLVNLEAAGTLAILGDDTAADEVLRALVLEAATSDLAGRLCVCIPPDDELTGLIGAFEAQRLRTIHESDERANTVQAIADALAAQGLDDTLQARGDRQAIDTWLPVAFVERTNTGHSCQPWCGATLLTRQPTADATAWTLTTNPQGDARLEPLGITLQPQRLNPDQLAALRHTLEVAVPPTPTNGPPTTLPPLDDELRTMRDALPAPPEPPAPEATVTIRVLGPIEIVGLPEGHGPLTPRMTELLVYLALHGPTTGADLDEVLYNGVRIRPGTRNALMYRTRRHVGEHVLPLASSDGLYRLGDAVTNDWDRFQCRVADGVRDDCYAPIETLTEALSYVRDRPFRGISGSAYAWADYDIQRMTETITDAATLLARHQLEANRARDALGSALHALAVNPYSEDLQCLALAAAESGQGADRAADLRERFATQALELEADAPR
- a CDS encoding TadE/TadG family type IV pilus assembly protein codes for the protein MSRRRRDDRGSATLELAILAPALILLLGLLVFAGRIQVATSAVEQAARSAARAASLARTVDAARTAATTAATRELADSRCVATNVTTDTAGFATPVGTDASVAVTVTCTVSIADLAVPGLPGTRTMTATARSPLDRYRSR
- a CDS encoding TadE/TadG family type IV pilus assembly protein codes for the protein MPTATTPHRARLRGERGSATVELAILFPALLLLVTALVQYGLWFHARSIALAAAQEGVAAARTYNAPRSDGPGVALGFVDQHGGGTLLSATAILTTPGAGQVEIVVSGRALSVIPGVGGATVRQSAAGPIERFTQAQP